The Frondihabitans australicus genome includes a region encoding these proteins:
- a CDS encoding epoxide hydrolase family protein — protein sequence MPSSDALVPFAPRASQADLDDLRRRLLATRWPDAPEGLGWSAGADVAELRDLVAYWADGFDWRAAEARLNALPRFRTEIDGLGIHLVHARAKGDAPAMPLLLAHGWPDSFWRYSEVVPLLTDPGAHGADPADAFDVVVPDMPGFGYSDAAPHDLAFPGVADLWARLMDRLGYPRFAAAGGDMGSNLVRWVALDHPSRVIAVHRTDAVATPDYDPATLTAEERDWLRGREPWERDEAAYGAIQSTKPQTPAVGLADSPAGLAAWVVEKLRSWSDHRADGSSVLDRDTMLTDVTLIWLTNTIGSSMRMYRAVENMPEAEFARTIEVPTGYTLFPADVEAPAPDAWLRRTTTDLAWVSRPDHGGHFAPIEDPELYAREIREFFRPYRTA from the coding sequence ATGCCCTCTTCGGATGCCCTCGTGCCGTTCGCGCCTCGCGCCTCGCAGGCCGATCTCGACGACCTGAGGCGGCGGCTGCTCGCCACCCGCTGGCCGGACGCCCCTGAGGGCCTCGGGTGGTCGGCGGGTGCCGACGTGGCCGAGCTGCGCGACCTCGTCGCCTACTGGGCCGACGGGTTCGACTGGCGGGCGGCCGAGGCTCGGCTGAACGCGCTGCCGCGGTTCCGCACCGAGATCGACGGGCTGGGAATCCACCTCGTCCACGCGCGCGCGAAAGGCGACGCGCCCGCCATGCCGCTGCTGCTCGCCCACGGGTGGCCCGACTCGTTCTGGCGCTACTCGGAGGTCGTGCCGCTGCTGACCGATCCCGGGGCCCACGGCGCCGACCCGGCTGACGCCTTCGACGTCGTCGTGCCCGACATGCCGGGCTTCGGCTACTCCGACGCGGCCCCGCACGATCTCGCCTTCCCCGGCGTCGCCGACCTGTGGGCGCGGCTCATGGACCGCCTCGGCTACCCGCGCTTCGCTGCCGCCGGCGGCGACATGGGCAGCAACCTCGTCCGCTGGGTCGCCCTCGACCACCCGTCGCGCGTGATCGCCGTCCACCGCACCGACGCCGTGGCCACACCCGACTACGACCCCGCGACGCTGACCGCCGAGGAGCGCGACTGGCTGCGCGGGCGCGAGCCGTGGGAGCGCGACGAGGCGGCCTACGGGGCGATCCAGTCGACCAAGCCGCAGACTCCCGCCGTCGGGCTGGCCGACTCCCCCGCGGGCCTGGCCGCCTGGGTGGTCGAGAAGCTCCGGTCGTGGAGCGATCACCGTGCCGACGGCTCGAGCGTGCTCGACCGCGACACGATGCTGACCGACGTCACGCTGATCTGGCTGACGAACACGATCGGCTCGTCGATGCGGATGTACCGCGCCGTCGAGAACATGCCCGAGGCGGAGTTCGCCCGCACCATCGAGGTGCCGACCGGCTACACGCTCTTCCCCGCCGACGTCGAGGCTCCGGCGCCCGACGCCTGGCTGCGGCGCACCACGACCGACCTGGCATGGGTCAGCCGGCCCGACCACGGCGGGCACTTCGCGCCGATCGAAGACCCCGAGCTCTACGCCCGCGAGATCCGGGAGTTCTTCCGGCCGTACCGGACGGCCTGA
- a CDS encoding o-succinylbenzoate synthase, which yields MPFPALDDLLRDAHVVSLPLRDRFRGVDHREALLVEGPRGWTEFSPFLEYDDAEASAWLRATIDFGWGPEPRALRDRVAVNATLPAVDAGDVPRILRRYPGCRTVKVKVAERGQSLADDVARVRAAREFIGDEGRVRIDANTNWSVDETLAALTELAPFGLEYVEQPVPTVAELAEVRRRIADTSLGVRVAADESVRKAADPLAVARAGAADLLVVKAQPLGGVTAALGIVAEAGLPVVVSSAIDTSVGLAMGAFLAASVPVLEHDCGLGTAAMLTADVAREPLLPRDGGVDVRRIDVDVDLLREHAAENARRRWWFERVRASYELLAAGS from the coding sequence ATGCCGTTCCCCGCGCTCGACGACCTGCTCCGCGACGCCCACGTCGTCTCGCTTCCGCTCCGGGATCGGTTCCGCGGGGTCGATCACCGCGAGGCGCTGCTCGTCGAGGGCCCGCGGGGCTGGACCGAGTTCAGCCCGTTCCTCGAGTACGACGACGCCGAGGCGTCGGCCTGGCTGCGCGCGACGATCGACTTCGGGTGGGGGCCCGAGCCCAGGGCGCTGCGCGACCGGGTCGCCGTGAACGCGACGCTTCCGGCGGTCGACGCGGGTGACGTGCCGCGGATCCTGCGCCGCTATCCCGGCTGCCGCACGGTGAAGGTGAAGGTCGCCGAGCGCGGTCAGTCGCTGGCGGACGACGTCGCGAGGGTGCGTGCGGCGCGCGAGTTCATCGGCGACGAGGGCCGCGTGCGCATCGACGCGAACACGAACTGGTCGGTCGACGAGACGCTCGCCGCGCTGACCGAGCTCGCGCCGTTCGGGCTCGAGTACGTCGAGCAGCCGGTGCCGACCGTGGCCGAGCTGGCCGAGGTGAGGCGCAGGATCGCGGACACCTCGCTCGGGGTGCGAGTCGCCGCCGACGAGAGCGTCCGCAAGGCCGCCGACCCGCTCGCCGTGGCGCGGGCGGGGGCCGCAGACCTGCTCGTGGTGAAGGCGCAGCCCCTCGGCGGCGTGACGGCGGCGCTCGGCATCGTCGCCGAGGCGGGGCTGCCCGTGGTGGTGTCGAGCGCGATCGACACGTCGGTCGGGCTGGCGATGGGCGCTTTCCTGGCCGCGTCGGTGCCCGTGCTCGAGCACGACTGCGGACTCGGCACGGCCGCGATGCTCACCGCCGACGTGGCGCGCGAGCCGCTGCTGCCGCGCGACGGCGGAGTCGACGTGCGGCGCATCGACGTCGACGTCGACCTGCTGCGCGAGCACGCCGCGGAAAACGCTCGGCGCCGGTGGTGGTTCGAGCGGGTTCGGGCCTCGTACGAGCTGCTCGCCGCGGGCTCCTGA
- a CDS encoding 1,4-dihydroxy-2-naphthoyl-CoA synthase — protein MSTAVSELFDPTEWVEATGAGELTDLTYHHDVNGQLARIAFNRPEVRNAFRPQTVDELARTLDDARMNPRIGVVLLTGNGPSPKDGGWAFCSGGDQRIRGRDGYKYEGSQEHTPDPARNGRLHILEVQRLIRTMPKVVIAVVPGWAAGGGHSLHAVCDLTLASREHGRFKQTDADVGSFDGGYGSAYYARQIGQKFAREVFFLAQEYSAQRAYEMGAVNAVVDHDQLEVEALRWARIIMTKSPTSIRMLKFSFNAVDDGLVGQQVLAGEATRLAYGTDEAVEGRDSFLEKREPDWSPYPWQF, from the coding sequence ATGAGTACCGCGGTGTCCGAGCTGTTCGATCCGACCGAGTGGGTGGAGGCGACCGGGGCGGGCGAGCTGACCGACCTCACGTACCACCACGACGTGAACGGCCAGTTGGCACGCATCGCCTTCAACCGTCCCGAGGTGCGCAACGCCTTCCGCCCGCAGACCGTCGACGAGCTCGCGCGCACCCTCGACGACGCGCGCATGAACCCCCGCATCGGCGTCGTGCTGCTCACCGGCAACGGGCCGAGCCCGAAGGACGGCGGCTGGGCGTTCTGCTCGGGCGGCGACCAGCGCATCCGCGGCCGCGACGGCTACAAGTACGAAGGCTCGCAGGAGCACACGCCGGATCCCGCACGCAACGGGCGCCTCCACATCCTCGAGGTGCAGCGCCTCATCCGCACCATGCCGAAGGTCGTCATCGCCGTCGTCCCCGGCTGGGCGGCCGGCGGCGGCCACTCGCTGCACGCGGTCTGCGACCTCACTCTCGCCAGCCGCGAGCACGGCCGGTTCAAGCAGACCGACGCCGACGTCGGCTCGTTCGACGGCGGTTACGGCAGCGCCTACTACGCCCGGCAGATCGGCCAGAAGTTCGCCCGCGAGGTGTTCTTCCTGGCGCAGGAGTACTCGGCGCAGCGCGCCTACGAGATGGGCGCGGTCAACGCGGTCGTCGACCACGATCAGCTCGAGGTCGAGGCGCTGCGCTGGGCCCGGATCATCATGACTAAGTCGCCCACGAGCATTCGGATGCTGAAGTTCTCGTTCAACGCCGTCGACGACGGCCTCGTGGGCCAGCAGGTGCTCGCCGGCGAGGCCACGCGTCTCGCCTACGGCACCGACGAGGCCGTCGAGGGTCGCGACTCGTTCCTCGAGAAGCGCGAGCCCGACTGGTCGCCCTACCCCTGGCAGTTCTAG
- a CDS encoding AMP-binding protein, translated as MKPLLALDARDPARIVEALRDALSGGPAINPRVDDSVPSDLPAEVETKIALVIETSGSTGTAKRVALSSGALLAGAAAADAALAGPGQWVLALPAHYVAGTNVIVRSIAAQTEPRILRPGHFDPADFVAAAEALYGPARRDAPARYASLVPAQLSTLLDAGAGEALRLFDAILVGGQATPAVLRRRALDEGVTVVRTYGSSETSGGCVYDGVPIGATRAAVVDGQLELSGPTLAEYYLGDPARTAATFVERDGVRWYRTGDAGSVAADGSVTVTGRLDDVIISGGEKVSLGTVERAVREVPGFEQAVVVRCASERWGEVPVVVVAGRRGQEQADLQILRPAVLQAAGRAARPDAVVSIDDLPLLASGKPDRVALTALVASSRAVRPS; from the coding sequence GTGAAGCCGCTCCTCGCCCTCGACGCGCGCGACCCCGCGCGCATCGTCGAGGCGCTCCGCGACGCGCTCTCCGGGGGCCCCGCGATCAATCCGCGGGTCGACGACTCGGTGCCGTCCGACCTGCCGGCCGAGGTCGAGACGAAGATCGCGCTGGTCATCGAGACCAGCGGGTCGACCGGCACGGCCAAGCGCGTCGCGCTCTCGTCGGGCGCCCTGCTCGCCGGTGCGGCGGCGGCCGACGCGGCCCTCGCGGGCCCCGGGCAGTGGGTGCTCGCGCTGCCCGCGCACTACGTGGCGGGGACGAACGTGATCGTCCGATCGATCGCGGCCCAGACGGAGCCCCGGATCCTGCGCCCCGGCCACTTCGACCCCGCCGACTTCGTCGCGGCCGCCGAGGCTCTCTACGGGCCCGCTCGCCGGGACGCCCCCGCTCGGTACGCGTCGCTCGTGCCCGCGCAGCTGTCGACGTTGCTCGACGCCGGTGCGGGGGAGGCCCTGCGGCTCTTCGACGCGATCCTCGTCGGCGGGCAGGCGACGCCGGCCGTGCTGCGGCGGCGCGCTCTCGACGAGGGCGTCACGGTCGTCCGCACCTACGGGTCTAGCGAGACGAGTGGCGGCTGCGTCTACGACGGCGTGCCGATCGGCGCGACCCGGGCGGCGGTCGTCGACGGGCAGCTCGAGCTGTCGGGGCCGACGCTCGCCGAGTACTACCTCGGCGACCCGGCACGCACCGCGGCGACGTTCGTCGAGCGCGACGGAGTGCGCTGGTATCGCACGGGCGACGCCGGCTCGGTCGCGGCCGACGGCTCGGTGACCGTGACCGGGCGCCTCGACGACGTCATCATCTCGGGCGGCGAGAAGGTGTCGCTCGGCACCGTTGAGCGGGCCGTGCGCGAGGTGCCCGGCTTCGAGCAGGCCGTCGTCGTGCGGTGCGCGTCCGAGCGCTGGGGCGAGGTGCCCGTGGTCGTCGTGGCGGGGCGTCGGGGGCAGGAGCAGGCGGACCTCCAGATCCTGCGCCCCGCGGTCCTCCAGGCGGCCGGCCGCGCGGCTCGGCCCGACGCCGTCGTGTCGATCGACGACCTGCCCCTCCTCGCGAGCGGGAAGCCCGACCGGGTGGCTCTGACCGCGCTGGTGGCGTCGTCGCGGGCGGTGCGGCCCTCATAG
- a CDS encoding 1,4-dihydroxy-2-naphthoate polyprenyltransferase, which yields MASTKTKSKGRAAGRPGGRPGRPVARKATAADWISGARPRTLTLAVAPVVLGSAAASTVNRFDWHLALLCLLVSLFLQIGVNYSNDYSDGIRGTDAYRLGPPRLTGGGVANPKRVRNVAFVFFAAAAAAGIAVVIITQFWWLLAVGAACVVAAWFYTGGKRPYGYNAMGEIFVFVFFGLVATAGTTFVQMHRVPEVAWVMAVMIGLFSCAVLMINNIRDIPQDRLAGKKTLAVVLGGRWARIVYALFLVLPYVLLIYFAFLYFGGGYVYFTGFLTAPALIIGVTAKTPGEMILALKLSSFSALAFSLALSAVVFFLL from the coding sequence GTGGCTTCGACGAAAACCAAGAGCAAGGGCAGGGCGGCCGGTCGTCCGGGAGGGCGCCCGGGCAGGCCCGTGGCGCGCAAGGCCACCGCGGCCGACTGGATCAGCGGTGCCCGCCCGCGCACGTTGACCCTGGCCGTCGCCCCCGTGGTGCTGGGCAGCGCCGCCGCCTCGACCGTGAACCGGTTCGACTGGCACCTCGCGCTCCTCTGCCTGCTGGTCAGCCTCTTCCTGCAGATCGGCGTGAACTACTCCAACGACTACTCCGACGGCATCCGCGGCACCGACGCGTACCGTCTGGGCCCACCCCGTCTCACCGGCGGCGGGGTCGCCAACCCGAAGCGCGTGCGCAACGTCGCCTTCGTCTTCTTCGCCGCGGCCGCGGCCGCCGGCATCGCGGTCGTGATCATCACGCAGTTCTGGTGGCTGCTGGCCGTCGGCGCGGCGTGCGTCGTCGCCGCGTGGTTCTACACCGGCGGCAAGCGGCCGTACGGCTACAACGCCATGGGCGAGATCTTCGTCTTCGTGTTCTTCGGCCTGGTCGCGACCGCCGGCACCACGTTCGTGCAGATGCACCGAGTGCCCGAGGTCGCGTGGGTCATGGCGGTCATGATCGGCCTGTTCTCGTGCGCCGTGCTCATGATCAACAACATCCGCGACATCCCGCAGGACCGTTTGGCCGGCAAGAAGACGCTCGCCGTCGTCCTCGGCGGCCGCTGGGCCCGCATCGTGTACGCGCTGTTCCTCGTGCTGCCGTACGTGCTGCTGATCTACTTCGCGTTCCTGTACTTCGGCGGCGGGTACGTCTACTTCACCGGGTTCCTCACCGCGCCTGCGCTGATCATCGGGGTGACGGCGAAGACCCCGGGCGAGATGATCCTGGCGCTCAAGCTCTCGTCGTTCTCGGCGCTCGCGTTCTCGCTCGCGCTGAGCGCGGTCGTGTTCTTCCTGCTGTAG
- a CDS encoding DUF4229 domain-containing protein, translating to MKSAILYTLARIAVFVVPFVVLYGIGLSYLWAAVIAAAVGFLLSYILLGRLRTGVATSIERRRAVPEHDEDSDIEDAVLDGADGSAATVRPAPARRSGPPAEDD from the coding sequence GTGAAGTCCGCGATCCTGTACACCCTTGCCCGCATCGCCGTGTTCGTGGTGCCGTTCGTGGTGCTCTACGGCATCGGGCTGTCGTACCTCTGGGCTGCTGTGATCGCGGCGGCCGTGGGCTTCCTGCTGTCGTACATCCTGCTCGGGCGCCTCCGCACGGGCGTCGCCACGTCGATCGAGCGCCGGCGCGCGGTGCCGGAGCACGACGAGGACTCGGACATCGAGGACGCCGTGCTCGACGGCGCCGACGGCTCGGCCGCGACCGTCCGCCCGGCGCCCGCCCGTCGCTCGGGCCCGCCCGCCGAGGACGACTAG
- the menD gene encoding 2-succinyl-5-enolpyruvyl-6-hydroxy-3-cyclohexene-1-carboxylic-acid synthase: MPDSAPDHLPAPTGSPATDFAVILLAELERAGVRDIVLSPGSRSQALALAAAEFERAGRLRLHVRLDERSSGFLALGLGVEQGVPAAVVTTSGTAVANLHPAVLEAHHSGVPLLLLTADRPLELRGIGSNQTTHQPRLFGESLRMLRDIDAPTDSGVDLPVVRELVREAMSAALGRSSSPDRPASPGPVQLNVAFREPLSAPVTSLPPIEPEAAGSGSRPATPSSPLTLAVDDTPATVVVAGHAAGPDAEETAHRLGAPLLAEVSSGARFGPNLAPAYRQLLDDPEFGGRVRRAIVFGHPTLTRQVPAMLKRPGVEVIVVRGPVPEAYDPSRLATVVDAAEVAQDPRSRDEAHRRWVGTWVQRGRELLGDESPAAPAPEAATATDPRERNAFLRGEVDALRRPITRRGLVEALWNATWPHDRLVLGASRLIREADIAVPGKKIAVHANRGLAGIDGTIATATGIGLASQAGGTHGGRLGWAEGARGITRVLVGDLTLLHDAGSLLFGEGEARPRIQVIVGNDSGGTIFDGLEVAAVAPAEAMRRVQTTPQQASFERLAEAYGWDYVRVTTWAELEQTLVGHSGPVVIEVPLG, translated from the coding sequence GTGCCCGACTCCGCCCCAGACCACCTCCCGGCCCCGACCGGAAGCCCCGCGACCGACTTCGCCGTGATCCTGCTCGCCGAGCTCGAACGGGCGGGAGTCCGCGACATCGTGCTGAGCCCCGGCTCTCGCTCGCAGGCCCTCGCGCTGGCCGCCGCCGAGTTCGAGCGCGCCGGCCGGCTGCGTCTGCACGTGCGGCTCGACGAGCGGTCGAGCGGGTTCCTGGCGCTCGGGCTCGGCGTCGAGCAGGGAGTGCCGGCCGCGGTGGTGACGACGTCGGGCACGGCGGTCGCGAACCTTCACCCGGCGGTGCTGGAGGCTCACCACTCGGGGGTTCCGCTGCTCCTGCTCACCGCCGATCGCCCGCTCGAGCTGCGTGGCATCGGCTCGAACCAGACCACGCACCAGCCCCGCCTCTTCGGCGAGAGCCTGCGGATGCTCCGCGACATCGACGCCCCCACCGACTCCGGCGTCGACCTGCCGGTGGTGCGCGAGCTGGTCCGCGAGGCGATGTCGGCGGCGCTCGGCCGCTCGTCGAGCCCCGACCGCCCGGCCAGCCCCGGCCCCGTCCAGCTGAACGTCGCCTTCCGCGAGCCGCTCTCGGCGCCCGTGACGAGCCTGCCGCCGATCGAGCCCGAGGCCGCAGGATCCGGCAGCCGCCCGGCCACCCCCTCCTCGCCCCTCACCCTCGCGGTCGACGACACCCCGGCGACGGTGGTCGTCGCCGGACACGCCGCCGGCCCCGACGCCGAAGAGACGGCGCACCGCCTGGGCGCACCGCTGCTCGCCGAGGTCTCGAGCGGCGCCCGCTTCGGCCCGAACCTCGCCCCCGCCTACCGGCAGCTCCTCGACGACCCCGAGTTCGGCGGCCGGGTGCGTCGCGCCATCGTCTTCGGGCACCCCACGCTCACCCGGCAGGTGCCGGCGATGCTGAAGCGGCCGGGCGTCGAGGTGATCGTGGTGCGGGGCCCGGTCCCGGAGGCGTACGACCCGTCACGGCTGGCGACCGTCGTCGACGCGGCCGAGGTGGCCCAGGATCCGCGGTCGCGCGACGAGGCGCACCGGCGGTGGGTGGGCACGTGGGTTCAGCGCGGCCGGGAGCTTCTGGGGGATGAGTCTCCCGCTGCTCCTGCGCCCGAGGCCGCCACCGCGACCGACCCTCGTGAGCGCAACGCGTTCCTCCGCGGCGAGGTCGACGCCCTGCGCCGGCCGATCACGCGGCGCGGGCTCGTCGAGGCGCTCTGGAACGCGACCTGGCCGCACGACCGGCTCGTGCTCGGGGCGTCCCGTCTGATCCGCGAGGCCGACATCGCCGTGCCCGGCAAGAAGATCGCCGTGCACGCGAACCGGGGCCTCGCCGGCATCGACGGGACGATCGCCACGGCGACCGGCATCGGGCTGGCGAGCCAGGCCGGCGGCACACACGGCGGCCGGCTCGGCTGGGCGGAGGGAGCGCGGGGGATCACCCGTGTGCTCGTGGGCGACCTCACCCTGCTGCACGACGCCGGGTCGCTGCTGTTCGGCGAGGGGGAGGCCAGGCCGCGGATCCAGGTGATCGTCGGCAACGACTCCGGCGGCACGATCTTCGACGGCCTGGAGGTCGCGGCGGTCGCGCCCGCCGAGGCGATGCGCCGCGTGCAGACGACGCCGCAGCAGGCGTCGTTCGAGCGGCTCGCCGAGGCGTACGGGTGGGACTACGTGCGTGTCACGACCTGGGCCGAGCTGGAGCAGACGCTCGTGGGGCACTCGGGCCCGGTGGTCATCGAGGTGCCGCTGGGCTGA
- a CDS encoding PPK2 family polyphosphate kinase, with amino-acid sequence MTKAWKVEPTESLRVSKGFTLADVDTGATPGFTGGKKYGEQVLETGAEQLSELQERLFADSRAGGTKSVLLVLQAMDTAGKGGIVRHVVGAVDPQGIHHHAFKRPTEEELAHDFLWRIRKEAPGPGMIGVFDRSHYEDVLVGRVRSLAPLEEIEERYGQIVAFEEELAATGTTLVKVMLHTSAAEQKARLAERLDRPDKYWKYNPGDIDERGLWADYQDAYQIALTRTSTETAPWFVVPADRKWYARAAVQRLLLNALKGLRLDWPAAEFDVKAEKARLAAS; translated from the coding sequence ATGACCAAGGCGTGGAAAGTCGAACCGACCGAGTCCCTGCGGGTGTCGAAGGGCTTCACGCTCGCCGACGTCGACACGGGCGCGACCCCCGGCTTCACGGGCGGCAAGAAGTACGGCGAGCAGGTGCTCGAGACCGGCGCCGAGCAGCTGTCCGAGCTGCAGGAGCGACTGTTCGCCGACTCGCGCGCGGGCGGCACGAAGAGCGTGCTGCTCGTGCTCCAGGCGATGGACACCGCCGGCAAGGGCGGCATCGTGCGCCACGTCGTCGGCGCCGTCGACCCGCAGGGAATCCACCACCACGCGTTCAAGCGCCCCACCGAGGAGGAGCTCGCGCACGACTTCCTCTGGCGGATCCGCAAGGAGGCTCCCGGTCCCGGCATGATCGGCGTCTTCGACCGGTCGCACTACGAGGACGTCCTCGTCGGCCGCGTCCGCTCGCTCGCGCCACTCGAGGAGATCGAGGAGCGCTACGGCCAGATCGTCGCGTTCGAGGAGGAGCTCGCCGCTACCGGCACGACGCTGGTGAAGGTCATGCTGCACACCTCCGCCGCCGAGCAGAAGGCGCGCCTCGCCGAGCGGCTCGACCGTCCCGACAAGTACTGGAAGTACAACCCCGGCGACATCGACGAGCGCGGCCTCTGGGCCGACTACCAGGACGCCTACCAGATCGCCCTCACCCGCACCTCGACCGAGACGGCGCCGTGGTTCGTCGTGCCCGCCGACCGCAAGTGGTACGCGCGGGCGGCGGTGCAGCGGCTCCTGCTGAACGCCCTGAAGGGCCTGCGGCTCGACTGGCCGGCCGCGGAGTTCGACGTCAAGGCCGAGAAGGCACGCCTCGCCGCCAGCTGA
- a CDS encoding isochorismate synthase, translating to MTDQKSDAHPAPLTVKTTRIDDITPLLTLVDPRRPLAFVRRNDGIAGVGTALRLEFSGPRRMQEAAQAWREIAAAAEIDDEVGLGGSGLVAFGSFAFDDFSGDVSVLLVPRIVLGHRDGVHWITRIGSASDVASENADPATLGAEFSVALRAPESFGPTEYAAAVTAATESIGRGEVSKVVLARYLEGALPAGADVRVLAADLATAYPDTYTFAIDGLIGSSPETLVCSEGGEVTARVLAGSAARGTDARSDAQAATDLATSPKDLDEHAFALQSLLQSLAPHATDIVTAETPFTLRLPNVWHLASDVRGRLTGGASSLDLIGALHPTAAVAGTPTPAALEAIRRLEPFDRGRYAGPVGWVGADGDGEWAIALRCAQVTYSASGDPVSIRAFAGAGIVAESDPAREVAETTMKLKPVVDALSRAVPEEPGRPLPARPAWASPAAGL from the coding sequence GTGACCGACCAGAAGTCCGACGCACACCCCGCTCCGCTGACTGTCAAGACCACCCGCATCGACGACATCACGCCGCTGCTCACGCTCGTCGACCCCCGTCGCCCGCTCGCGTTCGTGCGGCGGAACGACGGCATCGCCGGGGTCGGCACCGCGCTCCGGCTCGAGTTCTCCGGGCCGCGTCGGATGCAGGAGGCGGCCCAGGCCTGGCGTGAGATCGCCGCCGCGGCCGAGATCGACGACGAGGTGGGGCTCGGCGGCTCGGGTCTCGTGGCGTTCGGGTCGTTCGCGTTCGACGACTTCTCGGGCGACGTGAGCGTGCTCCTGGTGCCCCGCATCGTGCTCGGGCATCGCGACGGCGTGCACTGGATCACCCGGATCGGCTCGGCCTCCGACGTGGCGAGCGAGAACGCCGACCCGGCGACCCTCGGGGCCGAGTTCTCCGTCGCCCTGCGCGCCCCCGAGTCGTTCGGCCCGACGGAGTACGCCGCGGCCGTGACGGCCGCCACCGAGTCGATCGGGCGGGGCGAGGTGAGCAAGGTCGTGCTCGCCCGCTACCTGGAGGGCGCTCTGCCCGCAGGAGCCGACGTGCGCGTCCTGGCCGCGGACCTCGCCACCGCCTACCCCGACACGTACACGTTCGCCATCGACGGACTCATCGGGTCGAGCCCGGAGACGCTCGTGTGCAGCGAGGGCGGCGAGGTCACGGCACGCGTGCTCGCCGGAAGCGCCGCACGCGGCACCGACGCCCGCAGCGACGCGCAGGCCGCCACCGACCTCGCGACCTCGCCGAAGGACCTCGACGAGCACGCGTTCGCCCTGCAGAGCCTGCTGCAGTCGCTGGCGCCGCACGCCACCGACATCGTCACCGCCGAGACCCCGTTCACCCTGCGTCTGCCGAACGTCTGGCACCTGGCCAGCGACGTGCGCGGGCGGCTCACCGGCGGCGCCTCGTCGCTCGACCTCATCGGGGCGCTGCACCCGACCGCCGCGGTCGCGGGCACGCCCACGCCGGCCGCCCTGGAGGCGATCCGCCGCCTCGAGCCGTTCGACCGCGGGCGCTACGCCGGCCCCGTGGGCTGGGTCGGAGCCGACGGCGACGGCGAGTGGGCGATCGCGCTCCGGTGCGCGCAGGTGACGTACTCGGCCTCGGGCGACCCCGTCTCCATCCGGGCGTTCGCGGGGGCCGGCATCGTCGCCGAGTCCGACCCGGCGCGCGAGGTCGCCGAGACGACGATGAAGCTCAAGCCCGTGGTCGACGCGCTGTCGCGGGCGGTGCCCGAAGAGCCCGGGCGGCCTCTGCCGGCGAGGCCCGCGTGGGCGTCGCCGGCCGCGGGGCTCTAG
- the ubiE gene encoding bifunctional demethylmenaquinone methyltransferase/2-methoxy-6-polyprenyl-1,4-benzoquinol methylase UbiE, translated as MTKADMSKQPSEVASMFDGVAAHYDVTNDILSAGNAVLWRIATVKALSAKRGEKILDIAAGTGTSSAAIAKTGAEVTALDFSAGMVEVGRKRQPHIEFVVGDAEDLPFGDDTFDAVTISFGLRNVNRPRTALAEMYRVLKPGGRLVICEFSTPTLAGVKLGYQAYLRHILPGIAKVTSSNGPAYSYLAESIEKWPDQQVLSTWIRGAGFTRVAHRNLTGGIVALHRGHKPATTSRRPGSAPA; from the coding sequence GTGACCAAGGCCGATATGAGCAAGCAGCCGAGCGAGGTCGCCTCCATGTTCGACGGGGTGGCCGCGCACTACGACGTGACCAACGACATCCTGTCGGCCGGCAACGCCGTCCTCTGGCGCATCGCCACGGTCAAGGCGCTGAGCGCGAAGCGGGGCGAGAAGATCCTCGACATCGCCGCCGGCACCGGCACCTCGTCTGCCGCCATCGCCAAGACGGGCGCCGAGGTCACCGCACTCGACTTCTCGGCCGGCATGGTCGAGGTCGGCCGCAAGCGCCAGCCGCACATCGAGTTCGTCGTCGGCGACGCTGAAGACCTCCCGTTCGGCGACGACACGTTCGACGCCGTCACCATCTCCTTCGGCCTGCGCAACGTCAACCGGCCGCGCACGGCGCTCGCCGAGATGTACCGCGTTCTCAAGCCCGGCGGCCGCCTGGTCATCTGCGAGTTCTCGACGCCGACCCTCGCCGGCGTGAAGCTCGGGTACCAGGCGTACCTCCGCCACATCCTGCCCGGCATCGCCAAGGTCACGTCGTCGAACGGCCCCGCCTACTCGTACCTGGCCGAGTCGATCGAGAAGTGGCCCGACCAGCAGGTGCTCAGCACGTGGATCCGGGGTGCGGGCTTCACGCGCGTCGCCCACCGCAACCTGACCGGCGGCATCGTGGCCCTGCACCGAGGCCACAAGCCCGCGACGACCAGCCGCCGCCCCGGTTCGGCCCCCGCCTGA